In Microbacterium sp. AB, a single genomic region encodes these proteins:
- a CDS encoding LLM class oxidoreductase, translated as MLSGIPHVVVIVILWRTCKDLGHDRPIPSAETTVRREWNDAERTRAKARATAVLAGTPDRVHAELTDLAETHGACEIMLTALASDPADRLASYRLLVEQFTRWGPGKDRSRSVLRADRRGTLGRRVRG; from the coding sequence ATGCTCTCCGGCATCCCGCATGTGGTGGTGATCGTCATCTTGTGGCGGACGTGCAAGGATCTCGGCCACGACCGACCGATCCCGTCGGCCGAGACCACCGTGCGGCGCGAGTGGAACGACGCCGAGCGCACCCGCGCGAAGGCCCGCGCCACCGCGGTCCTCGCCGGAACCCCCGATCGGGTGCACGCCGAGCTGACCGACCTGGCCGAGACGCACGGGGCCTGCGAGATCATGCTCACCGCCCTCGCCAGCGACCCCGCCGACCGGCTCGCCTCGTACCGGCTGCTGGTCGAACAGTTCACGAGATGGGGGCCCGGTAAGGATCGTTCTCGGAGTGTGTTGCGTGCAGACCGTCGAGGAACGCTCGGGCGGCGGGTGAGGGGTTGA
- a CDS encoding LysR family transcriptional regulator has product MELQQMRYVVAVAEERNFTRAAERCHVVQSALSHQIKALERELGVTLFARTSRRVELTAAGEAFLSAAKASLDAAERAVADAAASTGQVRGTLTIGVIPTATAIDIPAALGEFHRAHPAVRISLRGGGSDEFITAITEGSMDVAVLGLPDTTPPKGLNTRVLARERLVAVVSARHALAGRRRLRLDDLVGETFVDFPAGTPGRAPSDLAFQAAGIRREVAFEAMSTDLILGLVTHDLVIALLSPAVVPDSDDLRVITVADGPTRIEYLAWSTFNPSPAARAFLDGLHATHSENDPYRAPIS; this is encoded by the coding sequence ATGGAGCTTCAGCAGATGCGCTACGTCGTCGCGGTGGCCGAGGAGCGCAACTTCACTCGCGCGGCGGAGCGCTGTCATGTGGTGCAGTCCGCGCTCAGTCACCAGATCAAGGCACTGGAACGTGAGCTCGGCGTCACCCTGTTCGCTCGCACCAGTCGCCGCGTGGAGCTGACCGCAGCGGGTGAGGCGTTCCTGAGCGCAGCCAAGGCGAGCCTGGATGCGGCTGAGCGCGCCGTCGCAGACGCTGCCGCCTCCACGGGCCAGGTTCGTGGCACCCTGACCATCGGTGTCATCCCCACGGCGACCGCGATCGACATCCCCGCCGCACTCGGAGAGTTCCACCGCGCCCATCCGGCCGTGCGGATCAGTCTCCGCGGCGGCGGCAGCGACGAGTTCATCACCGCGATCACGGAAGGGAGCATGGACGTCGCCGTGCTCGGACTGCCCGACACCACGCCGCCCAAGGGCCTGAACACGCGTGTGCTGGCCCGTGAACGGCTCGTCGCCGTGGTGTCCGCCCGCCATGCGCTCGCCGGGCGACGCCGACTGCGGCTGGACGACCTGGTCGGTGAGACCTTCGTGGACTTCCCCGCGGGAACCCCCGGCCGCGCACCGTCCGATCTCGCGTTCCAGGCAGCGGGCATCCGACGCGAGGTCGCCTTCGAGGCGATGAGCACCGACCTCATCCTGGGCCTCGTCACGCACGACCTCGTGATCGCGCTGCTCTCACCGGCCGTCGTGCCCGACAGCGACGACCTCCGCGTCATCACGGTCGCAGACGGACCGACACGCATCGAGTACCTCGCCTGGAGCACGTTCAACCCCTCACCCGCCGCCCGAGCGTTCCTCGACGGTCTGCACGCAACACACTCCGAGAACGATCCTTACCGGGCCCCCATCTCGTGA
- a CDS encoding EamA family transporter: MSTTTPLIPALQVTPSGRVSWTALTAIAPAAWGTTYIVTTHLLPEGHPLFAALMRSLPAGVIAVLIARRLPHGSWWWKSLVLGALNMGAFFPLLFLAAQHLPGGVAATLGAAQPILVAFLAVAILYERLSTWRVAWGVIGMIGVALVVLGPDAALSPIGILAGLGGAVSMGTGVVLTKRWGRPEGLSAIGLAGWQLTAAGLVLILPALVIDGIPAGIDGPAVAGYLWLGLIGALVTYSLWFSGVRRLPVTATALLGLLSPLVAAILGAAIAGEALTLVQLTGFAVALTAMVAGQLTPPRKNAETPA; the protein is encoded by the coding sequence GTGAGCACCACAACACCCCTGATCCCGGCCTTGCAGGTCACGCCCTCTGGTCGAGTGTCGTGGACGGCGCTGACGGCGATCGCCCCCGCGGCGTGGGGCACCACCTATATCGTCACGACGCATCTGCTGCCCGAAGGACATCCCTTGTTCGCGGCGCTGATGCGTTCCCTGCCTGCCGGGGTGATCGCCGTTCTGATCGCGCGGCGCCTGCCCCACGGGTCGTGGTGGTGGAAGAGCCTGGTGCTGGGCGCTTTGAACATGGGCGCGTTCTTCCCGCTGCTCTTCCTCGCTGCGCAGCACCTGCCAGGCGGCGTCGCCGCGACTCTCGGCGCGGCGCAACCGATCCTGGTCGCGTTCCTGGCGGTCGCGATCCTCTACGAACGACTCTCCACCTGGCGGGTCGCCTGGGGAGTGATCGGAATGATCGGCGTCGCTCTCGTGGTGCTCGGCCCCGACGCGGCCCTCAGCCCGATCGGAATCCTCGCCGGACTCGGCGGGGCTGTGTCGATGGGCACCGGGGTGGTCCTGACCAAGCGGTGGGGACGCCCCGAGGGGCTCTCGGCGATCGGCCTGGCCGGATGGCAACTCACCGCCGCCGGGCTCGTCCTGATCCTCCCGGCCCTGGTGATCGACGGCATCCCCGCCGGCATCGACGGCCCCGCCGTGGCCGGATATCTCTGGCTCGGCCTGATCGGAGCACTGGTCACATACAGTCTCTGGTTCTCCGGCGTCCGCCGCCTTCCCGTGACCGCGACCGCGCTGCTCGGGCTGCTGTCCCCGCTCGTGGCCGCGATCCTCGGCGCCGCCATCGCAGGCGAAGCCCTCACCCTTGTCCAGCTCACCGGCTTCGCCGTCGCGCTCACCGCGATGGTCGCCGGTCAACTCACCCCGCCGAGAAAGAACGCAGAAACACCGGCATGA
- a CDS encoding TetR/AcrR family transcriptional regulator: MTPDREPDEVLLAPALTAGARRILEVASDLFYRRGIHAVGVDTIAAESGVTKRTLYDRFGSKDGLVEAYLQARHQRWWERMERRLAEHPASRVLAVWDSYTQDAESSDRGCAFINAAGELPVDHRGHRVIRAHKQAVRRRLADLIRTDHPEAGDADTAADLVFLLLEGAIAHRGIDGDDEMLRSGRDMTERLLRGGRADSPVEARRAAARPTGRPG, translated from the coding sequence ATGACGCCGGATCGAGAGCCTGACGAGGTGCTGCTGGCGCCCGCGCTCACCGCCGGGGCGCGGCGCATCCTGGAGGTCGCCTCCGATCTGTTCTACCGTCGCGGCATCCATGCGGTGGGGGTCGACACCATCGCCGCCGAGTCGGGGGTCACCAAGCGCACGCTGTACGACCGGTTCGGCTCGAAGGACGGCCTGGTCGAGGCGTATCTGCAAGCCCGGCATCAGCGGTGGTGGGAGCGCATGGAACGACGCCTGGCGGAGCACCCGGCATCGCGGGTGCTCGCCGTCTGGGACTCCTACACCCAGGACGCCGAGTCCTCCGATCGCGGCTGCGCGTTCATCAACGCCGCCGGGGAACTGCCCGTGGACCATCGCGGCCACCGGGTGATCCGAGCGCACAAGCAGGCCGTGCGACGTCGTCTCGCGGACCTCATCCGCACCGACCACCCCGAGGCGGGCGATGCGGACACGGCGGCGGACCTGGTGTTCCTTCTTCTCGAAGGCGCGATCGCCCACCGCGGCATCGACGGCGACGACGAGATGCTCCGAAGCGGGCGGGACATGACCGAACGTCTCCTCCGCGGCGGTCGCGCGGACTCCCCCGTGGAGGCCCGGCGTGCCGCAGCTCGACCCACCGGCAGGCCAGGATGA
- a CDS encoding MFS transporter gives MAASPVGRRELRLLGAGVMLIAACYGLARYAYGFFVPVFRTAFGLDAATVGAIASGSYAAYCVAIVLTTILIPRVGARSLAVAAGGIATGGILLVALAPNATVLAVGVLVAGSSTGVASPPLADAVARTVRTSVRDRMQTVINAGAGVGVAVAGPVALLTHEQWRSAWISFAIACAAVTVYVAFAVPSGSPPPAGRSPRTALLPRPLFPAGSGRLMAAAALMGAASSAVWTFGRDVLVSVGGMDEAASTTAWILLGASGVLGAAAGDLARRLGIATGWAAAMMTMGIATALLAAFPDLPVVAWITAAAFGAVYMTLTGLLLIWGTEAYPIAPAAGVGLAFLVMSLGQAAAAPIVGGLSEGMDSRAAFTAAALAAVAGAFIRPKRRERPPASTS, from the coding sequence GTGGCGGCCTCGCCCGTCGGGCGTCGCGAGCTGCGGCTGCTCGGGGCCGGGGTGATGCTGATCGCGGCGTGCTACGGCCTGGCCCGGTACGCATACGGCTTCTTCGTGCCGGTCTTCCGCACCGCGTTCGGCCTCGACGCCGCGACCGTGGGAGCGATCGCCTCCGGCTCCTACGCGGCCTACTGCGTCGCGATCGTCCTCACCACGATCCTGATCCCGCGCGTCGGCGCGCGTTCCCTGGCCGTCGCCGCCGGGGGCATCGCGACCGGAGGCATCCTCCTGGTCGCCCTCGCCCCGAACGCCACGGTGCTCGCCGTCGGCGTGCTCGTGGCCGGGTCGAGCACGGGCGTGGCGTCGCCGCCGCTTGCCGACGCCGTCGCCCGTACGGTGAGGACGAGCGTGCGCGACCGGATGCAGACCGTGATCAACGCGGGGGCCGGCGTCGGCGTCGCCGTCGCCGGCCCGGTCGCGCTGCTCACCCACGAGCAGTGGCGGTCCGCCTGGATCTCCTTCGCGATCGCCTGCGCCGCGGTCACCGTGTACGTCGCGTTCGCCGTTCCCTCCGGCTCGCCGCCGCCCGCGGGCCGCTCGCCGAGGACCGCGCTGCTTCCCCGGCCGCTCTTTCCTGCCGGGAGCGGGCGGCTGATGGCGGCCGCCGCGCTGATGGGAGCCGCCAGCTCGGCGGTGTGGACGTTCGGACGCGATGTCCTCGTCAGCGTCGGAGGGATGGACGAGGCGGCCTCCACGACGGCGTGGATTCTTCTCGGCGCGTCCGGCGTGCTCGGCGCCGCCGCCGGCGACCTCGCGCGACGTCTCGGGATCGCGACGGGATGGGCGGCAGCCATGATGACGATGGGCATCGCGACAGCCCTCCTGGCCGCGTTCCCGGACCTCCCCGTCGTCGCATGGATCACCGCGGCGGCCTTCGGCGCCGTCTACATGACCCTGACCGGACTCCTGCTGATCTGGGGGACCGAGGCGTACCCGATCGCCCCTGCGGCCGGGGTCGGGCTCGCGTTCCTCGTCATGTCCCTCGGCCAGGCCGCGGCCGCCCCGATCGTCGGAGGTCTCTCCGAGGGCATGGACTCCCGGGCGGCGTTCACGGCAGCGGCCCTTGCGGCCGTCGCCGGAGCCTTCATCCGGCCGAAACGCCGCGAGCGACCGCCGGCCTCGACGTCATGA
- a CDS encoding PhzF family phenazine biosynthesis protein — MHRPFRQIDVFGEEAFTGNPVAVIGSAEGLSTEEMRAVSRWTNLSECTFLLPPTRPGADYRVRIFSLDAELPFAGHPTLGTARTWIDLGGRPARDGEVVQECGAGLVPVRFDDDRYAFRAPPLVRSGPVDERTARDALALIGVDHAVDMAWVDNGPGWLGILLEDADDVLRIVPDIARRTATGLASIGVVGPYPEGSEAAFELRAFFTDEEGADLREDPVTGSLNASVAQWLTGTGRARTPYLARQGTRLGRRGRITVEGDGDDLWIGGRTDVCVSGTIDA; from the coding sequence ATGCACCGACCATTCCGTCAGATCGACGTGTTCGGCGAGGAGGCGTTCACGGGGAACCCGGTTGCCGTGATCGGCTCGGCCGAGGGGCTCTCCACCGAGGAGATGAGAGCCGTATCCCGTTGGACGAACCTCTCCGAATGCACGTTCCTCCTCCCTCCCACGCGGCCCGGCGCGGACTATCGGGTGCGGATCTTCAGCCTCGACGCCGAGCTTCCGTTCGCGGGCCATCCGACCCTCGGCACGGCACGGACGTGGATCGACCTGGGAGGGCGGCCTGCCCGCGATGGCGAGGTCGTCCAGGAGTGCGGGGCCGGGCTGGTGCCCGTGCGCTTCGACGACGACCGCTACGCGTTCCGCGCGCCGCCGTTGGTGCGCTCCGGGCCCGTCGACGAACGGACGGCGCGAGACGCCCTCGCGCTCATCGGCGTGGACCACGCCGTCGACATGGCCTGGGTCGACAACGGCCCGGGCTGGCTCGGCATCCTCCTCGAGGATGCGGACGACGTGCTCCGCATCGTCCCCGATATCGCGCGCAGGACCGCGACCGGGCTGGCGAGCATCGGCGTCGTCGGCCCGTATCCGGAGGGCTCGGAGGCCGCCTTCGAGCTGCGGGCGTTCTTCACCGACGAGGAGGGCGCGGACCTGCGCGAGGATCCCGTCACCGGCAGCCTGAACGCATCCGTCGCCCAGTGGCTGACGGGCACCGGCCGCGCGCGCACGCCCTATCTCGCCCGTCAGGGAACGCGCCTCGGGCGGCGGGGCCGGATCACGGTCGAGGGCGACGGGGACGACCTGTGGATCGGCGGGCGCACGGACGTGTGCGTGTCGGGCACGATCGACGCCTGA
- a CDS encoding fatty acid desaturase family protein, whose amino-acid sequence MSAIRSTTPRNGAPRRGQSEFTALANDIRARGLLRRRYGYYWTRLVLLPAVLAACLVAFVLIGDTWWQLFTAAALAVVLTQIAFLGHDAAHRQIFVSGRWNDWISLILGDLLVGMSYGWWQHKHTRHHANPNKEGADPDIELPVIALTSEQREASRSRVSAWLRGHQGLLFFPILLLEGVSLHASGVRRVLSREHIARRWVEIVMLLVRLCGMGALVFLVLSPGIAFVFLAVQLGLFGFYMGVSFAPNHKGMPVVPRDLTFDFLRRQAMMSRDIRGSLFVDTAMGGLNYQIEHHLFPSMPRPHLRRAAPIVAAYCRQHGVPYTQTGLFASYAIVVRYINRVGLGERDVFSCPLVEQRDHLTPA is encoded by the coding sequence GTGTCCGCCATCCGCTCGACCACTCCCCGGAACGGGGCTCCCCGTCGCGGGCAGAGCGAGTTCACCGCCCTGGCCAACGACATCCGCGCACGGGGGCTGCTCCGCCGCCGATACGGCTACTACTGGACGAGGCTCGTCCTCCTGCCCGCCGTGCTCGCGGCCTGCCTCGTCGCCTTCGTCCTCATCGGCGACACGTGGTGGCAGCTGTTCACGGCCGCCGCCCTCGCCGTCGTCCTCACCCAGATCGCGTTCCTCGGGCACGACGCGGCCCATCGGCAGATCTTCGTCTCGGGGCGGTGGAACGACTGGATCAGCCTGATCCTCGGCGACCTGCTGGTCGGGATGAGCTACGGATGGTGGCAGCACAAGCACACGCGTCATCATGCGAATCCGAACAAGGAGGGCGCGGACCCCGACATCGAACTCCCGGTCATCGCGTTGACGTCCGAGCAGAGGGAGGCGTCGCGAAGCCGCGTGTCGGCGTGGCTGCGCGGACACCAGGGGCTGCTCTTCTTCCCGATCCTCCTGCTCGAAGGGGTGTCGCTGCATGCGTCGGGCGTCCGACGGGTCCTCTCGCGTGAGCACATCGCGCGCCGATGGGTCGAGATCGTCATGCTCCTCGTCCGGCTCTGCGGGATGGGCGCGCTCGTGTTCCTCGTGCTGTCGCCCGGCATCGCGTTCGTCTTCCTCGCCGTGCAGCTCGGTCTCTTCGGGTTCTACATGGGCGTGTCGTTCGCCCCCAACCACAAGGGCATGCCGGTCGTCCCGCGGGACCTCACGTTCGACTTCCTGCGCCGACAGGCGATGATGAGCCGCGACATCCGCGGCAGCCTCTTCGTCGACACCGCCATGGGCGGGCTGAACTACCAGATCGAGCATCACCTCTTCCCGTCCATGCCGAGACCGCACCTGCGCCGTGCCGCGCCGATCGTCGCCGCCTACTGCCGACAGCACGGCGTCCCCTACACGCAGACGGGCCTGTTCGCGTCGTACGCGATCGTGGTCCGCTACATCAACCGGGTGGGGCTGGGGGAGCGCGACGTCTTCAGCTGCCCGCTCGTCGAGCAGCGCGATCACCTGACGCCCGCCTGA
- a CDS encoding MarR family winged helix-turn-helix transcriptional regulator: protein MTGAEISHSGDDEVDLIIDAWSTILPGVDLSPLDVMSRLRRVARDLQRVRETAFASSGLRAWEFDILSLLRRSPGEQSMTPSQLATWTTATSGTITYRIERLEERGYVVRTGNPVDQRSRIVTLLPDGRERVESAMRALVAEEARLLDGLSWTQVAALIDSLRTIGGSTGRGR, encoded by the coding sequence GTGACCGGCGCGGAGATCTCACATTCCGGCGATGACGAGGTGGACCTCATCATCGACGCGTGGTCGACGATCCTCCCCGGCGTCGATCTCTCCCCGCTCGACGTCATGTCCCGCCTGCGTCGCGTCGCCCGCGATCTCCAGCGGGTCCGCGAGACGGCCTTCGCGTCGTCGGGCCTGCGAGCGTGGGAGTTCGACATCCTCTCGCTCCTGCGCCGTTCTCCCGGCGAGCAGTCCATGACGCCTTCCCAGCTCGCGACGTGGACGACTGCGACGAGCGGGACGATCACCTACCGCATCGAACGTCTGGAGGAGCGCGGGTACGTCGTCAGGACCGGCAACCCGGTCGACCAGCGGAGCCGAATCGTGACGCTGCTCCCCGACGGACGCGAACGCGTCGAGTCCGCCATGCGCGCGCTCGTCGCGGAAGAGGCCCGGCTCCTCGACGGCCTGAGCTGGACGCAGGTCGCCGCGCTCATCGACTCGCTGCGCACGATCGGCGGGTCGACCGGACGCGGCCGCTGA
- a CDS encoding NAD(P)H-binding protein, with translation MSRILILGGHGKIALLLAPLLAARGDEVTGVIRNPDHADDVAAAGATSVVADLESLDVHGLAELVRGHDAVVWSAGAGGGVPERTYAVDRDAAIRSIDAAQEAGVPRYVMVSYLGAGPDHGVPEDDSFFAYAESKAAADERLRGSGLDYTILAPGPLTLDDPTGLIDVADPGDGRVARADVAAVAAAVLADPSTGRRTIAFGSGATPIADAVRGA, from the coding sequence ATGTCTCGCATCCTGATCCTCGGAGGGCACGGAAAGATCGCGCTCCTCCTCGCGCCCCTGCTCGCCGCCCGCGGGGACGAGGTGACCGGCGTCATCCGGAACCCCGACCACGCCGACGACGTCGCGGCCGCCGGGGCGACGTCGGTGGTCGCCGACCTCGAGTCGCTCGACGTCCACGGGCTCGCAGAGCTCGTCCGCGGACACGACGCCGTCGTGTGGTCCGCGGGGGCGGGCGGCGGCGTCCCGGAGCGCACCTACGCGGTCGACCGGGACGCGGCCATCCGCTCGATCGACGCGGCGCAGGAGGCGGGAGTCCCGCGCTACGTGATGGTGTCGTACCTGGGCGCGGGCCCGGACCACGGCGTGCCAGAGGACGACTCCTTCTTCGCCTACGCGGAGTCGAAGGCCGCGGCCGACGAGCGTCTGCGGGGGAGCGGCCTCGACTACACGATCCTCGCCCCGGGTCCCCTCACCCTCGACGACCCGACGGGCCTGATCGACGTGGCGGACCCCGGCGACGGACGTGTCGCGCGGGCGGACGTCGCCGCCGTGGCGGCGGCGGTGCTCGCCGACCCGTCGACCGGGCGACGGACGATCGCCTTCGGCAGCGGCGCGACGCCGATCGCGGACGCCGTCCGCGGCGCGTGA
- a CDS encoding deoxyguanosinetriphosphate triphosphohydrolase family protein, with protein sequence MTEDASGASPAHDPRTARRVPETLDEHQLRERHPEYRVDVERIRFSPYYSRLSAVTQVIAQTGAGLAVHNRLTHSVKVAAVARGIAVQLSNDTGDAGRLVAGLGGCDPVVVQAASAAHDLGHPPFGHLGEQSLDRLAKDRFGLRDGFEGNAQTFRIITRLDEYDRAGAGLNLTAAVRAAVLKYPWLRAEGDRWDGRDVMPRGMAPAAPGSGAYKFSAFTLDAHEMRDARASYPAIAPLQQTVECSVMDIADDIAYSLHDLDDFYRAGLLNQSTISAEFRAWRRDRDALHAAAHGDLVLSERTPGRSLELLWRRLAAKDPWIADEDAFADAVARVNDEVIDGLLAVPFDGSMLTERTLSQFTAVWISRLQHSVTVSADPSIRSGHVSLDRTAWHDVAVLKFLHQRFILDRPDLAVYQRGQANVLERLVDGFAAWLDDPLDVRRAPRRLLDLVDLAAEDYARLRRESPELVDAADGEDLRRRATGRGIIDYVASLTDAQAMHIDALINGSPERLWDAGQGL encoded by the coding sequence ATGACGGAAGACGCCAGCGGAGCCTCCCCCGCACACGACCCCCGCACGGCACGCCGCGTGCCCGAGACGCTCGACGAGCATCAGCTCCGCGAGCGCCATCCGGAGTATCGCGTCGACGTCGAGCGCATCCGCTTCTCGCCGTACTACTCGCGACTCTCCGCCGTGACGCAGGTGATCGCGCAGACGGGCGCCGGCCTGGCGGTCCACAACCGGCTCACGCACTCGGTCAAGGTCGCCGCCGTCGCCCGGGGCATCGCGGTGCAGCTGTCGAACGACACCGGGGACGCGGGCCGTCTCGTCGCCGGGCTCGGCGGATGCGACCCCGTCGTCGTCCAGGCCGCCTCCGCCGCCCACGACCTGGGCCATCCGCCGTTCGGCCATCTGGGGGAGCAGTCGCTCGATCGTCTCGCGAAGGACCGCTTCGGGCTCCGCGACGGGTTCGAGGGGAACGCGCAGACCTTCCGGATCATCACGCGCCTCGACGAGTACGACCGCGCCGGAGCGGGCCTGAACCTCACCGCCGCCGTCCGCGCCGCCGTGCTGAAATATCCCTGGCTGCGCGCCGAGGGCGACCGCTGGGACGGACGGGACGTCATGCCCCGGGGGATGGCGCCCGCCGCGCCCGGCTCCGGCGCCTACAAGTTCTCGGCGTTCACGCTCGACGCGCACGAGATGCGCGACGCCCGCGCCTCGTACCCGGCCATCGCCCCCCTGCAGCAGACCGTCGAGTGCTCCGTCATGGACATCGCGGACGACATCGCGTACTCGCTGCACGACCTCGATGACTTCTACCGGGCGGGCCTGCTCAACCAGTCGACGATCTCCGCCGAGTTCCGCGCGTGGCGACGGGACCGCGACGCGCTCCACGCCGCCGCCCACGGCGACCTCGTGCTGTCGGAGCGCACGCCGGGCCGTTCGCTCGAGCTGCTGTGGCGGCGCCTCGCCGCGAAGGATCCGTGGATCGCCGACGAGGACGCGTTCGCCGACGCCGTCGCCCGCGTCAACGACGAGGTGATCGACGGGCTCCTGGCCGTGCCCTTCGACGGATCGATGCTCACCGAGCGCACGCTCTCGCAGTTCACCGCCGTGTGGATCTCCCGCCTGCAGCACTCCGTCACAGTCAGCGCGGACCCGTCCATCCGCTCGGGGCACGTGAGCCTCGACCGCACCGCGTGGCACGACGTCGCCGTGCTGAAGTTCCTGCACCAGCGCTTCATCCTCGACCGCCCCGATCTCGCCGTGTACCAGCGCGGCCAGGCCAATGTGCTCGAGCGCCTCGTCGACGGGTTCGCCGCCTGGCTCGATGATCCGCTCGACGTGCGCCGCGCCCCGCGGCGCCTGCTCGACCTCGTCGATCTCGCCGCAGAGGACTACGCGCGCCTGCGCAGAGAGTCGCCGGAGCTCGTCGACGCCGCCGACGGGGAGGATCTGCGGCGCCGCGCGACGGGACGCGGCATCATCGACTACGTCGCGTCGCTCACGGACGCGCAGGCGATGCACATCGACGCGCTCATCAACGGCTCTCCGGAGCGGCTGTGGGACGCCGGGCAGGGGCTCTGA
- a CDS encoding DnaJ family domain-containing protein, with protein MGRQEPGPAEDPRVAASRYRIDRIREDVDDGAPDEPTGDAGSSTATDRTAYVETVIQQAIRRGEFDDLPGAGRPIPGLGTTHDPDWWIRRKIQREGLTGIGPPALQLRVEHAGLQERLDALTRESDVREYLEDFNGRVRHARLQLLGGPPVVTPTCDVDAETAGWAARRAERLARMAAQVERPAPRRRSRLRRSRGGRGLP; from the coding sequence ATGGGGCGACAGGAGCCGGGCCCGGCCGAGGACCCGCGCGTCGCCGCCTCGCGGTACCGCATCGACCGCATCCGCGAGGACGTCGACGACGGCGCGCCCGACGAGCCCACCGGAGACGCGGGCTCGTCCACGGCGACCGATCGCACGGCCTACGTCGAGACGGTCATCCAGCAGGCCATCCGCCGAGGCGAGTTCGACGACCTGCCCGGCGCGGGCCGGCCCATCCCCGGCCTCGGCACGACGCACGATCCGGACTGGTGGATCCGGCGGAAGATCCAGCGCGAGGGGCTCACGGGCATCGGCCCGCCCGCGCTGCAGCTGCGCGTCGAGCACGCCGGGCTCCAGGAGAGGCTCGACGCCCTCACGCGCGAGTCGGACGTGCGCGAGTACCTCGAGGACTTCAACGGCCGCGTGCGGCACGCACGCCTGCAGCTCCTGGGCGGACCGCCCGTCGTGACGCCGACGTGCGACGTCGACGCCGAGACGGCCGGATGGGCCGCGCGCCGCGCGGAGCGGCTCGCCCGCATGGCGGCCCAGGTGGAGCGGCCCGCGCCGCGCAGACGCTCCCGGCTCCGGCGTTCACGGGGCGGACGCGGCCTCCCGTAG
- a CDS encoding MogA/MoaB family molybdenum cofactor biosynthesis protein, translating into MRHERAAVVTVSDRSAHGGRADSAGPVAVAALREAGWGCEDARIVPDGEDSVADALRAAIEGGARLVVTTGGTGVGPRDRTPEGTRRVVEREVPGIAEELRRLGTTEKPAGMLSRGVAGVTGRVLIVNLPGAPRAVESGMPVILSVAAHVVSQLDGGDHR; encoded by the coding sequence GTGAGACACGAGAGGGCGGCCGTGGTGACGGTGAGCGATCGCTCGGCGCACGGCGGCCGGGCGGATTCCGCCGGGCCCGTCGCGGTCGCGGCGCTGCGCGAGGCGGGGTGGGGCTGCGAGGACGCGAGGATCGTGCCGGACGGCGAGGACTCGGTCGCGGACGCGCTCCGCGCGGCGATCGAGGGCGGGGCGCGGCTCGTCGTGACGACCGGCGGCACGGGCGTCGGACCGCGCGACCGCACGCCCGAGGGGACCCGTCGCGTCGTCGAGCGGGAGGTCCCCGGCATCGCGGAGGAGCTGCGCCGACTCGGGACGACGGAGAAGCCCGCGGGCATGCTGTCCCGGGGCGTCGCGGGAGTGACGGGGCGGGTGCTCATCGTGAACCTGCCCGGGGCCCCACGGGCGGTCGAGAGCGGCATGCCGGTCATCCTCTCCGTCGCCGCGCACGTCGTGTCCCAGCTCGACGGCGGGGATCACCGGTGA
- a CDS encoding molybdenum cofactor biosynthesis protein MoaE: protein MTSPSRVALARVGAAPLDVAAHLTAVDDPRAGAEASFVGRVRDHDPDAEGPVVALEYTAHPDAEATLAALAARAADEHGATVAVSHRIGRLAVGDVAVVVAVSSSHRADAFAACRQLIEDVKRELPVWKRQVEADGTTAWKGLGG from the coding sequence GTGACGTCCCCATCGCGCGTGGCGCTCGCGCGGGTCGGTGCGGCGCCGTTGGACGTCGCCGCGCATCTCACGGCGGTGGACGACCCGAGAGCGGGCGCCGAGGCCTCCTTCGTCGGGCGCGTGCGCGATCACGATCCGGATGCCGAGGGCCCGGTCGTCGCCCTGGAGTACACGGCCCATCCCGACGCCGAGGCGACGCTCGCCGCGCTCGCGGCGCGCGCCGCCGACGAGCACGGTGCGACGGTCGCGGTGAGCCATCGGATCGGGCGGCTGGCGGTCGGCGACGTCGCGGTCGTCGTCGCCGTGTCGTCATCCCACAGGGCAGACGCCTTCGCCGCGTGCCGCCAGCTCATCGAGGACGTCAAGCGGGAGCTCCCCGTGTGGAAGCGGCAGGTGGAGGCCGACGGCACCACCGCGTGGAAGGGACTCGGCGGCTGA